Within the Halorhabdus rudnickae genome, the region AGACGGTGATGTGATCGAGCACGTCGTAAACTGCCTCGTCCAGCGCCGACTGGACGCCCGTTCCACCGTGCTCGGCCATGACTTCCCGGATCTGTTCGAGTCCCTGCCGCTGGCCGTTGCTGACATCACCGCGAATCTCGAAGTCGGAGTCGCCGGGATCGTACGCGATGGCGTCGGCCTCTGCGGCCCGGCGGAGCGCGAGTTCGCCGTCGGCGGTCGCCGGGATCGTCGCCTCGTTGCGCTCTTTGAGCCGCTGGACGTTCTCGGCGCTGGCGGCGTCGGCCTTATTCGCGACGACGACGATCGGTTTGGTCCGTTCGCGGATCTCCCGGGCCAGGGCCTCGCGGTGCTCGTCCGTCCAGGCGATCGGATCGTCAGGATACTCGACGTTTCTGAGTGTCCGGGCCACGTCGAGTTCCGTCGCGCCGACACCGGTGAGAAACTCCGTCAGTGCCTCGTCGAGGTCGAAGTCCGGCGAGCGTGACTGTCGCTCGACGGTTTCCCAGTTACGCTCGACGACGCTCGCCAGCCACAGGTCCATCTCCCGCTCGATGAAGTCCAGATCCTCGACGGGATCGTGTTCGCCGACGCCGACTGGCTCGCCCTCTTCGTCGGTGGCACCCGCGGCGTCGACCACGTGGAGGATCGCGTCTGCGTCCGTGAGCTGGTCGAGGAACTGATTACCCAATCCCCGCCCCTCGTGGGCGCCGGGGACGAGGCCGGCGACGTCGAGCAACTCGATCGGGACGTAGCGCTTGCCGTCGTGACAGTGCTCGCTGTCACAGCGTTGGTCGCGGTCGAGACAGGGACAGTCCGTTCGGACGTGGGTCACCCCCCGGTTGGCGTCGATGGTCGTAAAGGGGTAGTTCGCCACGTCGACGTCGGCCATCGTCGCCGCAGTGTAGAAGGTCGATTTCCCGGCGTTGGGCTTCCCAGCGAGCGCCAGCGAGAGCATGCAATCGAGTACCCCACAGAACGCTTTCGGACTTTCGGTCGGCTGTCGGGTCAGCTAGTCGGACGGCAGGGTGACAGTCCCCCTACTCGGTCATCTGGATGATCTGGATCGTCTCGGTCATCGTCTTGCCGGTGGTGATGAGGGCGTCCACTGATTTATCGCTGAGTCGTTCGGTATCAGGGGAAAACGCTCTCTGACCCAATCGCGGGTCTCGAGCGATCGATTCGAAGGTCTGTTGCCCGGCAACCGTACCATGCCGCTTATATAGGACCGATCACCCTCTGTCAGAGGCGTCACCCGTATCGTCCTCGTCGTCGCTCGCGTCGTTGTACCGATCTTTGAGTGAGGCGAGTTCGGAGTCGATGTCGACCGATGCCGTTTCGCTGTCGTCCTGCGTAGTAAACTGTTCGCCCGCATCGTCGGTTTCGAGGCGGGCCGCCAACTGGCGGTTGAGTTCCTTTGCCTCCTCGAGGAGCTCCCCGGCTTCCTCGTCGGCGGACGTCTTTTCGACAGTCGACTGGGCCTCACGCAGGGCCTCATCGATGCGGTCGACGACCGAACGTCCCAGCGTCGTCGCCTCCGTCGTTGTGGCCCCGTCTTCGGCGTCGCGGGCCAGCCTGAGCGTCCGCTGGAGGAGACGCAAGGCGCGGATATTCGTCTCGAGTACGAGGATTGTTGCCGGGATCGTCACCTCACTGGTGAACTGGACGAGGCGATCGAGTCCCCGTCCTCCCCGACCGTTCGAGTCACGCAACTCCCGCCGGAGTGCACGAAGGGTCCGGGTGAGCTCGCCGACGATTTCTGCCGGCGTGGGCCGAGGCGATTGACTGCTCATGTCATCCCCTTCGTCGGAAGACGCATAAAGGTACGAACATGGCTGATACGGATCAATCGTACCACTTGGCCAAGCCCACTCCTGAACAGAAATAAATTAGACATATCAACTATCGTATCGTCATTCGGTATCACGGGTCGAATAGCAGATCGGACGGTACCGACCGTCTATCTTCCATGATTCTGCACGACACTCGTACACAGACGGAAACGATTCAGGTAAATATTTCCCCCGTGATACCCAACATCGAAGGGACACGATGGGCCAATTAGATACGTTGTTCGCGCCCGAACGGGTCGCTGTCGTCGGTGCTACCGAGAGCGACGGGGCCGTCGGGCGTGCAATCATGGAGAATCTTCTCGACGGCTACGTCGGTGACGTCGTACCAGTCAACCCGAGTTCTGAGGAGGTATTCGGACTCGAGTGTTACGACGACCTCACGGGGACCGAGGACATCGACCTGGCGATCGTCGTCGTCCCGCCACAGATCGTCAACGACGTGCTCCGCCAGGCCGGCGAAGCCGGCATCCGTGACGTCGCCGTGATCACAGCTGGTTTCGGCGAGTCCGGGAGCGAGGGCGTCGAGCGCGAACGGGAGATGAAGGCGGTAGCCGACGAGTACGACCTCAACCTCGTTGGGCCGAACTGTCTGGGCGTGATCTCGACGACGGTCGGGATGAATGCCACATTCACCGAGAAGTCGGCTATCGCGGGCAACATCTCCTTTATGAGCCAGTCCGGGGCGTTTATCTCGGCCGTCCTCGACTGGGCGGGCGATCACAACGTCGGGTTCAACGACATCGTCTCGCTGGGTAACAAAGCCGTCCTCGATGAGGGATCGTTCATCGACTACTGGGGCGACGATCCGGATACCGACGTCATCCTCGGGTATCTCGAGGACATCGAGAACGGCCGGGAGTTCATCGACACCGCCCGCGAGGTCACCAAGGACACGCCGATCGTCGCCGTGAAGTCCGGACGGACCGAAGCCGGGGCCTCGGCCGCAGCCTCCCACACGGGGGCGATCGCCGGCAGCGAGCGCGCTTACGAGGCGGGGCTCGAACAGGCCGGCGTCATCCGGGCCAACAGTGTCCAGGAACTGTTCGACTACTCGACTATCCTTGGCGACCAACCGCTGCCAGAGAGCAACAATATCGCCATCGTCACCAACGCCGGCGGCCCCGGCGTGATGGCGACCGACGCGATCGGCGACTCGGACCTCGAGATGGCTTCGTTCACCGACGAGACCTTGGAGGAACTCGAGGAAGCCATGCCGGGGGAAGCCAACATCTTCAACCCCGTCGACGTCCTCGGGGATGCCCCTGCGGACCGATACGAGAAAGCTCTGGATATTGTCCTCGACGATCCGAACGTCGGATCAGTCATCGTCGTTTCCTCGCCACAGTCTATCGACTTCGAGGAGCTGGCGGACGTCATCGTCGAGAAATTCGAGGAGTATAGCGTCCCGATAGCCGCGAGTCTCATGGGTGGCGACACGGCAGAGGAACCCGCCGAAATCCTCGGCGAGGCCGGCATCCCGTCGTACTTCGATCCCGCGCGTGGCGTCGATAGCCTCGACGCGCTCTGGGAGTACGCCGAGATTCAGGACCATGAGTATGCCGACCCTACCGACTTCGATGTCGATCGCGAACGCGCCCGCGAAGTCCTCGAACGGACGAAAGAGCGGGACACCAACAAGCTCGGCGTCGAGGCGATGGAATTGCTCGATGCCTATGGCATCCCAATGCCCGATAGTGCCATCGCGACGGACAAGACCGAGGCTGTCCAGGCGGCGGGCGAGATCGACGGCGACGTCGTGATGAAGATCGTCAGCCCGGACATCTTACACAAGTCCGACATCGGCGGCGTCGAAGTCGGCGTACCCGACGACGAGGTCGCCGACACCTACGACGACCTCATCTCTCGCGCGCGCAACTACCAGCCAGACGCGACGATCCTGGGTGTCCAACTCCAAGAGATGGCCAATCTCGATGCTGGGACCGAGACAATCGTCGGGATCAACCGCGATCCGCAGTTCGGGCCCTTGGTGATGTTCGGGCTGGGCGGAATCTTCGTGGAAGTGCTCGAAGACGCGACCTTCCGGGTCGCACCTGTCAGCGAGCCCGAAGCCGAAGCGATGATCGACGAGATCGATTCGGCACCACTGCTGCGCGGTGCACGGGGCCGAGAATCGGTCGACGAGAGCGCTGTCGTGGAGACGATACAGCGCATCTCACAGCTCGTCACTGACTTCCCCGCGATACTGGAACTGGACATCAACCCACTCGTCGCGACGCCCGATGGCGTCTCGGCGGTCGACATCCGCCTGACCGTCGATCAGGAGGAACTTTAAACCCGCTCCCACCGGAGGACTAACATATGGATCCCATACTCGTTACCTCGACCGAAGAAGCGACCGGCAAAACCGCAGTCTCGCTCGCGATCGCGAAGCTGGCCGACGCGGCCGGCCACAGCGTCGGGTACATGAAGCCAAAGGGCACGCGCCTGCAGAGCGCGACGGGCAAGACCCGCGACGAGGACCCGATGCTCGCCCGACAACTCCTCGATTTGGACTCGGAGATGCACGAACTCGAGCCGATCGTCTACACCCCGACGTTCGTTCAGGAGGCCATCCAGGGTCGTGAACGCCCGGAGGAACTCCGTGATCGCGTCCTGGAGAACTACGAGAAGATGGCCAGCGAGCGCGACATGATGGTCATCGAGGGGACCGACCGACTCACGACCGGCGGCATCGTCGATCTGACGGACGCCGACATCGCCGAGATGCTCGACGCCCAGGTCGTCCTGCTCTCGCGGTACGACGAGCCGGAGGACGTCGACGACATCCTCGCGGCCGCCGAGACGCTGGGCGATTCCCTGGCCGGCGTGCTGTTCAACGCCGTTCCGGACTCGGTGTTCGACCAGCTGACCACCGATGTCGTGCCGTTCCTCGAGAACCACGATATCCCCGTCCTGGGAGTCGTCCCGCGGGTCCAGGAACTGGCTGGCCTGACGGTCGGCGACCTGGCCGAGCGCCTGGGTGCGGAAGTACTGACTTCCGACGCCTCGACGGATCTGTTCGTCGAGCGCTTCACCGTCGGTGCGATGTCCGGCGAGTCGGCACTGACGCAGTTCCGCCGGATGCAGAACGCGGTGATGATCACCAGCGGCGACCGCCCGGAGATCGTCACGGCTGCCCTGGAAGCCTCGGGGATCAAATGCATCATCCTGGGCGGCGGGTTCCGACCGTCGAACGCGATCGTCGGCCGCGCAGAGGAGGAAGGCGTGCCGATCCTTCTGTTGCAGTCTGACACGCGCATGGTCATCGACCGCACCGAGGACTTCCTCAAGACCGGGCCGACCCGCAGCGTCGGAACCGTCGATCGGATGCAGGAACTGCTTGACGACCACGCCGACGTCGGTTCGCTGATCGGCGTCGAACGCGACGACGAGTAACGCCGCTCCGACGCCCCGATATTTCAGAGCGTGATAACTCCCTCAGGACTTATGACTCTGTAGTTTGTACGGTATACTGGAGCCACATGGCTCCGTAGTGTCACACGCTGGGGGCACAGCCCCCACGTTCCCCTTTGTGTCGAGTTCGGCCAGTGGCTAGTCGACCGACTTCGATGTAGTCGCCCACGGGTGCGGACCCAGATTTCAATACTGCTCGTCACGTAGCCCGCGACGAGTGACGGGAGACACTGGAGACACCGAACGGGCGATCGTCGTCAAGCGCGTCGACGAAGGGCGCGCTGAGACGGTGGAGATCGAGAACCTGGCCGGAGCCGCTGGTTATCAGGTCCTTGAGACACTCACTCAGACGCGGACGGAGGACCCAGCCTTTCACGTTGGTGAGGGAAAGGCCGCCGAAATCGCCGAGCACGTGGCTGCCACCGGGGCGACGACTGTCATCTTTGACAACCAGCTCGGGCCATACCAGACGTTTAACCTCGGTAACAAGCTACCGGAGGGGGTTCGGCTACTGGATCGGTTCCGGCTCATCATCGAGATCTTCGGCCAGCGCGCCCAGACTCGCAAGGCACAGCTGCAGGTCGAACTCGCGGAACTGCGATACGAACTCCCGCGGGCGGAAGCCAAAGCCAGCCTGGCCCAACGAGACGAGCGCCCCGGCTTCATGGGGCTGGGAGAGTACGACGAGAGCCGCGAGGAAGACATCAAAGCTCAGATCTCCCGCATCAGGGACGAACTCGAACGGATCGAGCAGACCGACCAGCACCGCCGCGAACAGCGCCGCGAGTCGGGATTCGATCTGGTGGCACTCGCCGGGTACACCAACGCCGGGAAGTCGACGCTACTGCGGCGACTCGCCGCGGACCTCGACGTCGACGAGAACCGGGACGTTCACCCCGACCTGGACGAGACGGCTGAATCCGAGGATCGGCTGTTCACGACGCTCGGAACGACCACGCGACGCGTCGATCTGGACCGACGGGACGCCCTCGTGACCGACACGGTCGGGTTCATCGCCGATCTGCCACACTGGCTGGTCGAGTCATTCAAATCCACGCTTGACTCGGTCTATCGGGCGGACCTCGTCTTGCTCGTCGTCGACGTCAGCGAGTCCGTCGAAGAGATCCGCGAGAAACTCGTGACGTCCCACGACACGCTCTATGAGCGCAACGAGGCCCCGATCCTGACGGTCCTGAACAAGATCGACAGGGTTGATGACGAGGAACTACGTCGCAAGCGTGAGGCACTCTCAGCGCTCGCCCCGAACCCAGTTGCCGTCAGCGCAAAAACTGGCGAGAACGTCAATCGGATCCGTGAACGGATCGACGAGGAATTGCCGGATCTACGGCGCGAGCGGCTCGTTCTGCCGATGACTGACGACGCGATGAGCGTCGTCTCCTGGATTCACGACCACGCCCACGTCGAGTCAGTCGAGTACGGCGAGGAGATCGTCCTCGAGTTCGAGGGGCGGCCGGCCATCGTCGAACAGTCCCGCGCGAAGGCCGGGAACCTCAGCGAGGCGTCTGCCTGAAGCGGCGACGTTACGCTTCGTCCTGTTCGCGTTCGAGCGCTCGGTCTCGCAACGTCTGACAGCGGTCGCTCTCCACGGTCAGATCCGGGACTTCGACCGGTGACCCATCCTGATCGATGGCGACGAAGACGAACCGCGATCCGGTGGTCACTTCTCTATCGCCGGTCCGGGGGTCCTCGCGGGCGGCTTCGAGTGCTACTTTGACGCTGGTCCGGCCGGTCTGGTACGCGTAGGACTCGATGACGACCGTCTCGCCGACCGGGATCGGCCGGTGGAAATTCATTTCGTCGATGGAGGCCGTCACGCAGGGTTCGCCGGCCGCGCGCATCGCCGACAGCGCGCCGAGTTCATCCATCCACTTCATCACGTTTCCCCCATGGACTGTCTCGTAGTTGTTCGCATGGTTGGGCTGGATCCGCCAGCGGTTCTCAAGGTGGGTCTCACGTACCGTGGGCATGTCACGGGCAACGGGCGGGAACTTCGTGTTTCTATCGAAATGTCTTGGGGCTGTCCTCCGTGCCATACCTCTCATGGGTTCCAACCTGGCACTGGTCAGCCACATCCCAAACTGGTACGTGTAGACGATGGGGATTCGACTAGCGATATACAGCTATATGAGTGCCTTTTTCACTCAGTCTGTCCGACACGGCCCTAGACATGGTCCCGCAGACACGTCGCAGCTTCCTCCACGGAGCCGCAGGGCTCACTGCTGCACTTGCCGGATGTAGTGGACTTGGCGGCGATTCCGACGAATCGACGGCCACGCCAACGCGCGCTGGCACTGATAGCGATCCTGCGCTCGGATCGGCGACGAATCCAGAGTCTCTCCTCCTTCGCGTCGATACCGATCGGCCGCCGGTGTGGCTCGCCGATTCGGACGGCGAACCCGGCGGTCGTCCGACCGCAACCGAACGTGACCGTTGGCGCGATCCCATCATCGTCGACGATTCGGCCCGTACAGACCGTCTCAACGTCGCTGAAACTATCGACCGTGAACGGGTCGAGTCGTTCTTCGAGGCGACTGACTTTGCGACCGAGACGATATACGTCGAAATGAGACAGGTCGAGGAGTGTTTCCGTCTCGACCTCTGTCACATCAGCTGGTCAGCAACCGAAATCTCGACGGATTACACCCGTCGGAGTCGGCCATATACGGAGCGCTGTGAAGCCGATGCGTGGGTCACTGAGGCTCGACTCATTCGGATTCCCGATGCGATCATTGCCGACGACGTGCATAGTCACTCATCGTCGGTCGGGACTGGCGCTTGTGAACGACGACAAGGGGATGCCCCAAGAGAGGGAACAGCTGGTCGCGCATCGGCCACCGAGAGTAATACCCGGACAGAAACGACAACGATCGACACCGGGGGCAAAGAGTGATGCAACAAGACAATGCGTCCACGACAGGGTGGGGCCGAATGACACGCCGTGGGCTGCTGGCCCTGGCCGGTACGAGTTTCCTCGCTGGCTGTAACGGCCTCACGGGGTTGGAAGATGGAGATGAACCGACGATACGCGCCTACGATCTTCCAGATATCGATCCTGACGAAGATCGGGAACCAGTTGTGTCCGAATCAGTCCCCGTCGAGATCGCTCCCGATCACTTCGACGCTGCCCGCAACAGGGTTACGACGCTACTCGCGAAACTTCCGACACTGCTGGGGCCTGAAGATATTCCGAACGGCCATATCCGTGAGCAACTCTCCGACGCTGCCACAAATGCCACGAGCGAACTCACTGACGCACGCAACGCTTCGACGGAGTTTGGGGCCCTTTCGTCTCTCCAGCGGGCTCGTTCCGAAGCCCGGTACGCGGCCGCTGGCTGGGCTGTCGCCGGCCGGGATCTCTCCGTCAAACCTCTTCAGCGAGAGTACAGGCAGGCAGTCTCGGACGCCACGTCACTTCGAGACGACCATGAGTACGTCGGTAGCGACTCTGTCCGGGCAACCCTCGTTCACAGCCGTATCGAGGACTTATTGGATCGAGTGATCAACAGCCGAACGCCCAGATCGGAAGAAAATCCCTTATTGCATGTTGCAGAGTGGGGAGAGACAGCTGAATCAGCACGGGCCCACCTTGACGACGCACGTCACCTCAACGAGCAGCTCACCGCGTCGCTCCCAGCCGACGCCCGTACTATCGAGGGGAGAATCACTGAAGCAGCCGAAACGTTGCTTGCCGACGTTCGATCGCAGAGCTCAGAACTGCCACCCGAGTCGACTGCCGAAGAGTGGGACCTTTCTGACCGGGTGCTCGGTGACCTCCGACAGGACGCTGATTATGGAATCTCGCGGATCGAAGACGCAAGCGGCCCGGCTAGTGCCGTCATAGACGCGAATCGGCGACTCACACAGTTCCGGGCACTGGAACGCATACAGGATCGTATCGACGATGGTGCACTGTCCCGGCCTGAGAGCGCGGAAGCAGTCCGGGAGATTCGATCGACCGCCTACGATGCGATTATGGCTGCACTTGAGGCGGGTCCTGCCCCGGAACTGACGCGAACGGTCGTTACGAGTGCTGCCTGGCAGGTTGCCAATGCTGATTGGGAACTCGCCCGGCACGAGGGAGAAGTGGCTGTTTCACATCTCGACTCGA harbors:
- a CDS encoding redox-regulated ATPase YchF — encoded protein: MLSLALAGKPNAGKSTFYTAATMADVDVANYPFTTIDANRGVTHVRTDCPCLDRDQRCDSEHCHDGKRYVPIELLDVAGLVPGAHEGRGLGNQFLDQLTDADAILHVVDAAGATDEEGEPVGVGEHDPVEDLDFIEREMDLWLASVVERNWETVERQSRSPDFDLDEALTEFLTGVGATELDVARTLRNVEYPDDPIAWTDEHREALAREIRERTKPIVVVANKADAASAENVQRLKERNEATIPATADGELALRRAAEADAIAYDPGDSDFEIRGDVSNGQRQGLEQIREVMAEHGGTGVQSALDEAVYDVLDHITVYPVQDETHWTDGQGNMLPDAFLLPSGSTPKDLAYAVHSDIGDGYLHAVDARKGMRISDDTELEAGDVIKIVSTAN
- a CDS encoding acyl-CoA thioesterase translates to MPTVRETHLENRWRIQPNHANNYETVHGGNVMKWMDELGALSAMRAAGEPCVTASIDEMNFHRPIPVGETVVIESYAYQTGRTSVKVALEAAREDPRTGDREVTTGSRFVFVAIDQDGSPVEVPDLTVESDRCQTLRDRALEREQDEA
- the hflX gene encoding GTPase HflX; protein product: MTGDTGDTERAIVVKRVDEGRAETVEIENLAGAAGYQVLETLTQTRTEDPAFHVGEGKAAEIAEHVAATGATTVIFDNQLGPYQTFNLGNKLPEGVRLLDRFRLIIEIFGQRAQTRKAQLQVELAELRYELPRAEAKASLAQRDERPGFMGLGEYDESREEDIKAQISRIRDELERIEQTDQHRREQRRESGFDLVALAGYTNAGKSTLLRRLAADLDVDENRDVHPDLDETAESEDRLFTTLGTTTRRVDLDRRDALVTDTVGFIADLPHWLVESFKSTLDSVYRADLVLLVVDVSESVEEIREKLVTSHDTLYERNEAPILTVLNKIDRVDDEELRRKREALSALAPNPVAVSAKTGENVNRIRERIDEELPDLRRERLVLPMTDDAMSVVSWIHDHAHVESVEYGEEIVLEFEGRPAIVEQSRAKAGNLSEASA
- a CDS encoding phosphotransacetylase family protein, yielding MDPILVTSTEEATGKTAVSLAIAKLADAAGHSVGYMKPKGTRLQSATGKTRDEDPMLARQLLDLDSEMHELEPIVYTPTFVQEAIQGRERPEELRDRVLENYEKMASERDMMVIEGTDRLTTGGIVDLTDADIAEMLDAQVVLLSRYDEPEDVDDILAAAETLGDSLAGVLFNAVPDSVFDQLTTDVVPFLENHDIPVLGVVPRVQELAGLTVGDLAERLGAEVLTSDASTDLFVERFTVGAMSGESALTQFRRMQNAVMITSGDRPEIVTAALEASGIKCIILGGGFRPSNAIVGRAEEEGVPILLLQSDTRMVIDRTEDFLKTGPTRSVGTVDRMQELLDDHADVGSLIGVERDDE
- a CDS encoding acetate--CoA ligase family protein gives rise to the protein MGQLDTLFAPERVAVVGATESDGAVGRAIMENLLDGYVGDVVPVNPSSEEVFGLECYDDLTGTEDIDLAIVVVPPQIVNDVLRQAGEAGIRDVAVITAGFGESGSEGVEREREMKAVADEYDLNLVGPNCLGVISTTVGMNATFTEKSAIAGNISFMSQSGAFISAVLDWAGDHNVGFNDIVSLGNKAVLDEGSFIDYWGDDPDTDVILGYLEDIENGREFIDTAREVTKDTPIVAVKSGRTEAGASAAASHTGAIAGSERAYEAGLEQAGVIRANSVQELFDYSTILGDQPLPESNNIAIVTNAGGPGVMATDAIGDSDLEMASFTDETLEELEEAMPGEANIFNPVDVLGDAPADRYEKALDIVLDDPNVGSVIVVSSPQSIDFEELADVIVEKFEEYSVPIAASLMGGDTAEEPAEILGEAGIPSYFDPARGVDSLDALWEYAEIQDHEYADPTDFDVDRERAREVLERTKERDTNKLGVEAMELLDAYGIPMPDSAIATDKTEAVQAAGEIDGDVVMKIVSPDILHKSDIGGVEVGVPDDEVADTYDDLISRARNYQPDATILGVQLQEMANLDAGTETIVGINRDPQFGPLVMFGLGGIFVEVLEDATFRVAPVSEPEAEAMIDEIDSAPLLRGARGRESVDESAVVETIQRISQLVTDFPAILELDINPLVATPDGVSAVDIRLTVDQEEL
- a CDS encoding DUF7547 family protein — encoded protein: MSSQSPRPTPAEIVGELTRTLRALRRELRDSNGRGGRGLDRLVQFTSEVTIPATILVLETNIRALRLLQRTLRLARDAEDGATTTEATTLGRSVVDRIDEALREAQSTVEKTSADEEAGELLEEAKELNRQLAARLETDDAGEQFTTQDDSETASVDIDSELASLKDRYNDASDDEDDTGDASDRG